In the Aneurinibacillus soli genome, one interval contains:
- a CDS encoding sensor histidine kinase: protein MIQAHLQDMIKEIENFHEVIEDIEAYRISLYSVCTTVVGTLFKENDEYVKALQQIEQAGYEIGVYFGEVRQISRETLIQITHNIRVNSFEHVCYVMNHHLSDPKERTFLIARFNEILNTRFTSCINGFLFAKDKVINHLHNQKLSIMGQMAAGMAHEIRNPLCSIKGFQQLMKQLLLNETEDRKDFLNYIDICIDEISQVENLVSDFLILARKGESQKSKWEKVNLNHVIQKVHDLSTYFAVEKNVTIHLYMPKASVFVQGVSSHIEQIVLNIIKNGISALKPEGILFITLDHSMDNKEAVLTFVDNGIGIPESQLSKIFDPFFTTKEEGTGLGLCICKGLVEEMKGSITIQSKEKEGTTVEIRVPLVTVCSK from the coding sequence ATGATACAAGCCCATCTTCAGGATATGATAAAAGAGATCGAAAACTTTCATGAAGTGATTGAAGATATTGAGGCGTATAGAATCTCCTTGTATTCGGTATGTACGACAGTGGTCGGAACGTTATTTAAGGAAAATGATGAATACGTAAAAGCCTTACAACAAATCGAACAAGCCGGTTATGAAATAGGGGTTTATTTTGGAGAAGTGAGGCAGATAAGCAGAGAAACACTTATTCAAATTACACATAATATCCGGGTGAATTCTTTTGAGCATGTATGTTATGTAATGAATCACCATCTATCCGACCCCAAGGAGCGTACCTTTCTGATCGCTAGATTTAATGAAATTCTAAATACGAGATTCACCAGTTGTATTAATGGATTTTTGTTTGCAAAAGACAAAGTAATCAATCATTTGCATAACCAGAAATTATCAATTATGGGACAGATGGCAGCGGGAATGGCTCATGAGATCAGAAATCCGCTTTGTAGTATTAAAGGGTTCCAGCAATTAATGAAGCAATTGCTACTTAATGAGACAGAAGATCGAAAAGATTTTTTGAATTATATTGATATTTGTATTGATGAAATTAGTCAAGTAGAGAACCTGGTATCTGATTTTCTTATTTTAGCACGTAAAGGAGAGAGTCAAAAAAGTAAATGGGAAAAGGTAAACCTGAATCACGTTATTCAAAAAGTGCATGATCTATCTACATATTTTGCAGTAGAGAAGAACGTTACCATTCATCTATACATGCCCAAAGCTTCTGTTTTTGTTCAAGGTGTATCTTCTCATATTGAGCAGATTGTACTTAACATCATAAAAAACGGTATCTCCGCACTAAAACCAGAAGGAATCTTGTTTATTACGCTAGATCATTCAATGGATAACAAAGAGGCGGTATTAACGTTTGTTGATAATGGAATCGGGATTCCGGAAAGTCAACTAAGCAAAATTTTTGACCCGTTCTTTACAACAAAAGAAGAAGGAACAGGGCTAGGTTTATGTATATGTAAGGGGCTAGTGGAAGAGATGAAAGGAAGTATTACAATACAATCGAAAGAAAAAGAAGGAACAACAGTTGAGATTCGCGTACCTTTAGTTACGGTGTGTAGCAAATAA
- a CDS encoding YhgE/Pip domain-containing protein → MKKILHIYKTDWRNIFRVPIALLLIIGLMVLPSLYAWFNLKASWDPYGDTSGIKIAVTNEDTGTVIHKGNIHKSINVGREIVESLKKNHKLGWTFVTRDEAERGVTHGDYYASLLIPKDFSAKIATILEEKQQKPEIEYSVNEKINAIAPKITTTGASSVVAQVSENFVKTTGEAVLTLFNEAGIKLEKELPTIRHIESRIFELERSLPEIEEAGNKALELEKKLPEIREKSQKVVELDKKIPEIHQAANHILVLEQKLPKIKEVGQEIVLIQQKLPDIQRAADRITEIDHNFGRVEEGLNTAIEDAGKAAAVISSAQQALPKLAQIAHNGGEFANGLHNFLQQNKGALETAAPVIKQNLILLQQTADAVTQLTDVLQSANIDPKPTLAALSFLQERLQNGAAIIDRTIELVATLNKYVPNAALEQMMDQLTKVKSNFEQQSRTLRAIQTAIEQGEQPAKQLVDNLNTLAKDASDTLGKILSRYDSEIVPAVTKALDRLTSTAQNASDVLQAAQERLPDIKTILDDAAAGVAFGQQELVRLQKNLPEIRQNVHEVAQNIQAKMGHLTEGVNEAARFVQNDLPRLEPKIHQAADFVRNDLPHVEQDVHKVANLIQTKLPEVEAAVHKVANLVRNDLPELESSVKSAADKIREFKQSQNVGDIIALLKNDIHQESDFLSKPVLLKEHKKFPIPNYGSAMTPFYTVLSLWVGAILLVSLLRLDVEDPEGLYKSRDIYFGRLLTFLTIGVFQALIVSIGDMLVLGAYVANPISFVLFGVFSSVVFMTIVYTFVSVFGNIGKALAIVMLVLQLSGSGGTFPIEVTPPFFQAIHPLLPFTYAISLLREAVGGIVYDIVWKDIGCMLLFLAGAFLLGLVLKEPLSKSTQRVAERTKESKIIH, encoded by the coding sequence ATGAAAAAAATCCTTCATATATACAAAACAGACTGGCGCAACATTTTTCGTGTGCCGATCGCCCTTCTTCTCATCATCGGCTTGATGGTACTCCCGTCGCTGTACGCCTGGTTCAACTTAAAAGCTTCCTGGGACCCGTATGGCGATACATCCGGGATCAAGATCGCGGTAACAAATGAAGATACGGGTACGGTAATACATAAAGGAAACATCCATAAAAGCATAAATGTTGGTCGCGAAATCGTAGAAAGTCTTAAGAAAAATCATAAACTCGGCTGGACGTTTGTCACACGGGACGAAGCAGAGCGGGGAGTTACGCACGGGGACTACTACGCAAGCCTGCTGATTCCGAAAGACTTCTCTGCCAAAATCGCGACCATCCTCGAAGAAAAGCAGCAGAAACCGGAGATCGAGTACAGCGTTAATGAAAAAATTAATGCGATCGCACCAAAAATTACAACGACTGGCGCATCAAGCGTTGTGGCGCAAGTAAGCGAGAACTTCGTCAAAACGACAGGCGAAGCGGTCTTGACATTATTTAATGAAGCAGGAATTAAGCTGGAGAAGGAATTGCCGACGATTCGTCATATTGAAAGCCGAATTTTCGAGCTGGAACGGAGTCTCCCAGAGATAGAGGAAGCTGGAAACAAAGCGCTGGAGTTGGAGAAAAAGCTGCCAGAAATCCGGGAGAAAAGTCAAAAAGTCGTCGAGCTAGACAAGAAAATTCCAGAAATCCATCAGGCAGCAAACCACATTCTCGTTCTGGAACAGAAGCTTCCAAAAATTAAGGAAGTCGGTCAGGAGATTGTGCTCATCCAGCAAAAGTTGCCTGACATTCAACGGGCGGCTGACCGAATTACCGAGATCGATCACAATTTTGGCCGGGTAGAAGAGGGGCTCAATACGGCCATTGAAGATGCAGGAAAGGCGGCTGCTGTTATTAGCAGCGCACAGCAGGCGTTGCCAAAGCTTGCTCAGATCGCACACAATGGGGGAGAGTTTGCGAACGGGCTTCATAATTTTCTCCAACAAAATAAGGGTGCGCTCGAGACCGCAGCTCCTGTTATAAAGCAAAATCTTATATTGTTACAGCAAACAGCTGATGCAGTGACGCAGTTAACGGATGTACTGCAGTCGGCAAATATTGATCCGAAGCCAACGCTTGCCGCGCTGTCTTTTTTGCAGGAGCGTCTGCAAAATGGAGCGGCTATTATCGATAGGACGATTGAGCTGGTGGCGACGTTGAATAAATATGTGCCGAATGCGGCACTTGAACAAATGATGGATCAGCTCACCAAGGTGAAAAGTAATTTTGAGCAGCAGAGTCGTACGCTACGTGCTATTCAGACCGCGATTGAGCAAGGAGAGCAGCCAGCTAAGCAGCTAGTCGATAATTTGAACACGCTCGCAAAAGACGCAAGTGATACATTAGGTAAGATTTTATCCCGTTATGATTCTGAGATTGTCCCGGCTGTTACGAAAGCGTTAGATCGGTTGACGTCTACGGCGCAGAACGCATCCGATGTACTACAAGCAGCGCAGGAGCGTCTACCCGATATAAAAACGATTCTCGATGATGCGGCAGCGGGTGTAGCATTCGGCCAGCAGGAGCTAGTACGCCTGCAGAAGAATCTGCCGGAGATTCGGCAGAATGTTCATGAAGTGGCCCAGAACATTCAGGCCAAAATGGGGCATCTGACCGAGGGCGTCAATGAAGCAGCCCGTTTTGTGCAGAATGATCTGCCGCGCTTAGAGCCAAAAATTCATCAAGCCGCCGACTTCGTCCGAAATGACTTGCCACATGTGGAGCAGGATGTGCATAAAGTAGCGAATCTTATCCAGACGAAGTTGCCGGAAGTGGAAGCGGCTGTGCATAAGGTGGCTAATCTCGTTCGAAATGATTTGCCAGAGCTCGAAAGTTCGGTGAAGAGCGCAGCGGATAAAATTCGCGAGTTCAAACAGTCACAAAACGTTGGGGACATTATAGCGTTGCTTAAAAACGATATTCACCAGGAAAGTGATTTCCTATCTAAACCTGTATTGTTGAAGGAACATAAGAAGTTCCCGATTCCGAATTATGGATCGGCAATGACACCCTTCTATACGGTGCTTTCATTATGGGTGGGTGCGATTCTTTTGGTATCATTGCTGCGCTTAGATGTGGAAGATCCAGAGGGACTTTATAAAAGCCGGGATATTTATTTTGGCAGGCTGCTGACATTTTTGACGATTGGCGTATTTCAGGCGCTTATTGTATCGATTGGCGATATGCTTGTGTTGGGGGCGTATGTAGCGAACCCGATTTCCTTTGTGCTATTTGGGGTGTTCAGTAGTGTAGTGTTTATGACGATTGTCTACACGTTCGTATCCGTGTTTGGCAACATTGGAAAAGCACTTGCGATTGTTATGCTCGTACTTCAGTTATCCGGTTCAGGTGGGACGTTTCCGATTGAAGTGACACCACCGTTTTTTCAGGCGATTCATCCGTTGTTGCCGTTTACGTATGCAATTAGTCTGCTGAGGGAAGCGGTCGGGGGGATCGTATACGATATCGTATGGAAAGATATCGGTTGTATGCTGCTCTTCTTGGCAGGAGCGTTCTTACTTGGCCTTGTATTGAAAGAACCGCTGAGCAAGTCGACGCAGCGAGTAGCGGAGAGAACGAAAGAAAGCAAAATCATTCATTAG
- a CDS encoding copper amine oxidase N-terminal domain-containing protein, with the protein MKKSIVSTIVAASLVIGGTSVFADEVAQTSTTPVPTMETTEELKGLYNALQHVHNPSAREAILRNIAKYEAALKTPATPVTPPATTTGDTVTVQPVTPAAPQINITIKINGNVIVFDQEPMVVDGRTFVPLRAIFEQLGVNTQWDEKAKTVKASKGKKKMSLKIGSHQAMVDGKTVKLDQQARIVNGRTLVPLRFVSESIGAQVNWDGKTGTVDIKAQK; encoded by the coding sequence ATGAAAAAGTCAATTGTAAGCACAATAGTAGCAGCTTCACTCGTAATCGGCGGAACATCTGTATTCGCAGATGAAGTAGCACAAACATCAACAACGCCAGTTCCGACAATGGAAACAACAGAGGAGCTTAAGGGACTATATAATGCGCTTCAGCATGTACATAATCCGTCTGCTCGCGAAGCGATTTTACGAAATATTGCAAAATATGAGGCGGCATTAAAAACACCGGCTACACCAGTTACACCGCCAGCTACAACGACAGGCGACACGGTAACGGTACAACCAGTTACACCGGCAGCTCCGCAAATCAACATCACCATTAAAATTAATGGAAATGTAATCGTATTCGACCAGGAGCCGATGGTTGTGGATGGCCGTACATTCGTACCACTTCGGGCGATTTTTGAACAGCTTGGTGTAAATACACAGTGGGATGAGAAAGCCAAAACGGTAAAAGCGTCAAAAGGCAAAAAGAAAATGTCTCTGAAAATCGGTTCTCATCAGGCAATGGTGGACGGCAAAACTGTTAAACTGGACCAGCAGGCGCGTATCGTAAATGGTCGCACGCTTGTGCCGCTCCGTTTTGTTAGTGAATCAATTGGCGCACAGGTGAACTGGGATGGGAAGACAGGTACAGTCGATATTAAAGCACAAAAATAA
- a CDS encoding SAM-dependent methyltransferase: MQKYLFQQFFAKINSVPFHVHFWDGSIEQYGEGAPRFTITFQKEPPFTSFIKQPSLAFGEAYMNSEIDIEGNLEEVIRAATSNHSMIWSDVLSLLPRISLRKQQENVQHHYDVGNDFYSLWLDQTISYSCAYFHTPEDTLEQAQLQKIDHILRKLQLKEGETLLDIGSGWGWLIIRAAQQYEVKALGITLSEEQFKKTKERIAELGLTGQVDVELMSYQELAQTKRTFDKIASVGMFEHVGQSQYPTFMKTVQNVLKNGGLMLLHTITHQKEDPTDPWIAKHIFPGGYIPSFREIIQLLPEYDFHALDIENLRIHYAMTLDEWAKRFDAHEDKIRTMYDERFIRMWRLYLRSSAAFFRLGDLGLHQVLFSKGANNNLPLTRSHLYTTNS; the protein is encoded by the coding sequence ATGCAAAAGTATTTGTTTCAACAATTTTTTGCTAAAATCAATTCAGTTCCCTTCCATGTACATTTTTGGGACGGTAGCATAGAACAGTACGGAGAAGGAGCACCTCGTTTTACAATTACCTTTCAGAAAGAACCCCCATTTACTTCTTTTATAAAGCAACCTTCTCTTGCTTTTGGAGAAGCGTATATGAACAGTGAAATTGATATCGAAGGTAACCTTGAAGAAGTAATTCGGGCGGCCACTTCGAATCATAGCATGATCTGGTCGGACGTACTCTCCCTCTTGCCGAGGATCAGCCTGCGTAAACAGCAGGAAAACGTGCAGCACCACTATGATGTCGGCAATGACTTTTATTCCCTCTGGCTGGATCAAACGATCAGCTATTCGTGTGCGTACTTTCACACGCCAGAAGACACCCTTGAGCAGGCACAACTGCAAAAAATTGATCATATTTTACGAAAGCTCCAGCTAAAAGAAGGCGAAACACTGCTCGATATCGGAAGCGGCTGGGGCTGGCTCATCATCCGGGCCGCCCAGCAGTACGAGGTCAAGGCGCTCGGCATTACGCTCAGTGAAGAACAATTCAAGAAAACAAAGGAACGCATTGCGGAACTCGGTCTGACTGGACAGGTAGACGTCGAGCTGATGAGCTATCAGGAACTAGCACAAACGAAGCGTACGTTTGACAAAATTGCGAGTGTTGGCATGTTTGAGCACGTCGGTCAGAGTCAGTATCCGACCTTTATGAAAACAGTTCAAAATGTTCTGAAAAACGGAGGATTAATGCTGCTGCACACAATTACACACCAGAAGGAAGATCCGACTGATCCGTGGATTGCAAAGCACATCTTCCCGGGGGGCTACATTCCTTCCTTCCGCGAAATTATTCAACTGTTACCGGAATATGATTTCCACGCACTTGATATCGAAAACTTGCGCATTCATTACGCGATGACGCTCGATGAGTGGGCAAAGCGGTTCGATGCGCACGAAGATAAAATTCGAACCATGTATGATGAACGGTTCATCCGCATGTGGCGCCTGTACTTGCGTTCTAGTGCTGCCTTCTTCCGCCTGGGCGATCTCGGCCTTCATCAAGTTCTGTTCTCCAAAGGGGCTAACAACAACCTGCCGCTTACACGTAGCCATCTGTATACAACCAATAGCTAG
- the trhA gene encoding PAQR family membrane homeostasis protein TrhA, which yields MATTHTYTKKEEIANAITHGIGVLLSIVALVFLIRYSITEGTIWHVISFTIYGITMLVLYLSSTLLHSFPEGKVKDILEVFDHSSIYLFIAGSYTPFLFIIVKGTLGWTLFAIVWGMAICGIVFKMFFVKKFLFLSTLLYILMGWLIVLAWGPLASTLAGGGLSLLVWGGVLYTVGCVFYVWRGFPFHHAVWHLFVLGGSMLHFFSVFWYVLPIV from the coding sequence ATGGCTACCACTCACACGTATACAAAAAAAGAAGAGATCGCCAATGCAATTACGCATGGCATTGGGGTTTTGTTAAGCATCGTTGCACTTGTGTTTCTGATCCGCTACTCCATAACTGAAGGAACCATCTGGCATGTTATCAGCTTTACGATCTACGGGATTACCATGCTGGTGCTGTATTTATCATCTACCTTGTTGCACAGTTTTCCAGAAGGTAAAGTCAAAGACATACTTGAAGTATTTGACCATTCCTCTATCTACTTGTTTATCGCAGGCTCTTACACGCCGTTTTTATTCATCATTGTCAAAGGTACACTCGGTTGGACGCTGTTTGCCATTGTATGGGGAATGGCGATATGCGGGATTGTATTCAAAATGTTTTTCGTGAAGAAATTTTTGTTCCTGTCGACATTACTGTACATTCTGATGGGCTGGCTCATTGTTCTCGCATGGGGACCGCTGGCGTCCACGCTTGCAGGCGGTGGACTTTCTCTGCTCGTCTGGGGTGGCGTACTGTATACCGTTGGATGCGTGTTCTATGTATGGCGTGGCTTTCCGTTCCATCATGCAGTCTGGCATCTGTTCGTACTTGGTGGATCGATGCTTCATTTCTTCTCTGTTTTCTGGTATGTATTGCCGATTGTGTAA
- a CDS encoding beta-ketoacyl-[acyl-carrier-protein] synthase family protein has protein sequence MKKEKIVITGYGIKAPGGYNVDHFTDSLITQVSALELFAGQGTEGKDIAFGVVYDKLEEIKKDKKYRRYPRISLLAMSAMKEAIQMAGKTDLSGYRTGIFMGTALGGTLGYDEVITIANENNFKAIPVTGCGIVHYHSLASSMAELLGITGVTRTVATGCSAGIDAIQDAMMYLHAGELDTCIVGGADAPISKSVMYAFGKIRCLSQNKELHAMGVPFSKKSAGFVIAEGASVLVLEKESAALNRGAKILAVIDEVSTTNDATGIFFSDSEGKHILHDMKRVTKDRRPTYVNSQALGMVENDRIEATNHMQLFGTDIPITSIKSITGHMFGASAGAQMIASLIGMEHNFIPGTVNAVRDDYPELPIVFDTTQTEVDRVVVTSHGYGGNNAAICISKY, from the coding sequence ATGAAAAAGGAAAAGATCGTGATTACTGGTTACGGGATTAAAGCGCCTGGTGGGTATAATGTAGATCATTTTACAGATTCGCTTATCACACAAGTAAGCGCCCTGGAACTGTTTGCAGGGCAAGGAACCGAAGGCAAAGATATTGCGTTTGGGGTTGTGTATGACAAGCTAGAGGAAATAAAAAAAGATAAAAAATATCGACGATACCCGAGAATTAGTCTCTTGGCGATGTCTGCGATGAAAGAAGCCATACAGATGGCAGGAAAGACAGACCTGAGTGGATATAGAACAGGGATTTTCATGGGAACTGCGTTAGGAGGAACCCTTGGATATGATGAAGTCATTACGATTGCCAATGAGAATAACTTTAAAGCAATTCCTGTAACGGGATGTGGGATCGTTCATTATCATAGTCTAGCTTCTTCGATGGCAGAGTTATTGGGGATAACCGGGGTGACAAGAACAGTCGCAACCGGGTGTTCAGCAGGGATCGATGCGATACAGGATGCGATGATGTATTTACATGCCGGTGAATTGGACACCTGCATCGTCGGAGGAGCGGATGCCCCCATTTCTAAATCGGTCATGTATGCTTTTGGGAAAATAAGGTGTTTATCACAAAATAAAGAGCTGCATGCCATGGGCGTTCCATTCTCAAAGAAGAGTGCAGGGTTTGTCATAGCGGAAGGTGCCAGTGTACTAGTTCTTGAAAAGGAATCTGCTGCGTTAAACAGAGGGGCCAAAATTTTAGCCGTAATTGACGAAGTGAGTACAACGAATGATGCAACGGGAATATTTTTTTCAGATAGCGAAGGGAAGCATATACTGCATGACATGAAGCGTGTCACGAAAGATAGAAGACCTACGTATGTGAATAGTCAGGCATTAGGGATGGTAGAGAATGATAGGATTGAAGCTACCAACCATATGCAATTATTTGGTACGGACATTCCGATTACTTCTATAAAAAGTATAACGGGTCATATGTTTGGAGCCAGCGCAGGAGCGCAAATGATTGCTTCCCTGATTGGTATGGAACATAATTTTATTCCAGGCACGGTGAATGCCGTTCGAGATGATTATCCAGAATTACCGATCGTATTTGATACCACGCAGACTGAGGTTGATCGTGTTGTTGTGACTTCTCATGGATATGGGGGGAATAATGCCGCTATCTGTATTTCTAAATACTAA
- a CDS encoding DEAD/DEAH box helicase: MWSWIEKIGSWFGKKKRENEQAEAIIEPSVWDEGEEAELPTLADTGHEPGAVVYKKRLPEVPGRRKARKKPVRVIDQKLLQLLEYRNDLAVESVDFPGDYSPKVPLRPHQIQLYNALLKRDGLLIADQEGVGKTPPILCSHEAKIQAGMIQCGLYITKASLLQDVYNQAQRFTHLRVLILKGTVEQRMSMYADFSSHRYDLVVMSYEQFRQDIDHVLHIHQENPFDVCYLDEAHKIKHAESQVGKVVHRLETRERYAITATPVINGADDLYNILKWLRWPVTSKVFYASAVVNMESLKEALRTNMIRRLKADVMHNLPPVIPYNLTVELTELQRELYEAVKKAMPGEVFEGFSFYHIPTPLAKYTRLSQIAESAEIVGGAEGTAGSGKLEIVEEIVEDIVLRGEKVVIFSHSRIFVEIMHEYFEKYNPAILHGEIKNRQQQVDKFMNDPTCWVMIGSESSSREGWTGTIANNVIFTSKPWSPAYVSQCVGRVWRFGAEVHENINVYSLIGEGTVDESLEKLLGEKQYVINQLIETGTNRSDMLRLLIEEEEKAHDSIRTSW, from the coding sequence ATGTGGAGTTGGATTGAAAAAATAGGTAGTTGGTTTGGGAAGAAGAAACGAGAGAATGAACAAGCGGAAGCGATTATCGAGCCTTCTGTATGGGATGAAGGGGAAGAAGCGGAGCTTCCAACGCTTGCAGACACAGGACATGAACCAGGAGCAGTGGTATATAAAAAGCGACTGCCTGAGGTTCCTGGAAGAAGAAAGGCGAGAAAAAAGCCCGTCCGTGTGATTGATCAGAAATTACTTCAGCTACTGGAGTATCGTAATGACCTGGCTGTAGAATCAGTAGATTTCCCCGGGGATTATTCTCCGAAAGTTCCGTTACGTCCTCATCAAATTCAGTTATACAATGCCCTACTAAAGCGCGATGGTTTACTCATCGCCGATCAAGAAGGGGTGGGGAAGACTCCGCCGATTTTGTGTTCTCACGAAGCGAAGATACAGGCGGGGATGATTCAATGTGGGCTATATATTACGAAAGCGAGCTTATTACAAGACGTCTATAATCAGGCGCAACGATTTACTCATTTACGTGTCCTTATTCTAAAAGGAACGGTCGAACAACGCATGAGTATGTACGCTGACTTTTCCAGTCATCGGTATGATCTAGTGGTTATGTCATACGAGCAATTTCGTCAGGATATCGACCATGTGCTACATATCCACCAAGAAAATCCGTTTGATGTGTGCTACTTAGATGAAGCACATAAAATCAAACATGCAGAATCACAAGTTGGCAAGGTTGTTCATCGGCTCGAAACGAGAGAACGATATGCGATCACCGCGACACCTGTGATTAACGGTGCTGATGATTTATATAACATACTGAAGTGGCTGCGCTGGCCTGTAACTTCCAAAGTATTTTATGCAAGTGCGGTTGTCAACATGGAATCTTTAAAGGAGGCGTTGCGTACAAACATGATTCGCCGCTTGAAAGCAGATGTGATGCACAATCTTCCTCCTGTTATCCCATACAATCTTACTGTCGAGCTTACAGAGCTACAGAGAGAATTATATGAAGCGGTAAAAAAAGCGATGCCGGGTGAAGTTTTTGAAGGGTTTTCGTTTTACCATATCCCGACGCCGCTCGCCAAGTACACGCGTCTGAGCCAGATTGCAGAGTCTGCTGAAATTGTAGGCGGAGCAGAAGGAACGGCAGGAAGCGGAAAACTGGAAATCGTAGAAGAGATAGTAGAGGATATCGTCTTACGGGGCGAAAAAGTCGTGATCTTTAGTCATTCACGCATTTTTGTAGAAATTATGCATGAGTATTTTGAGAAGTATAATCCGGCTATTCTTCATGGGGAAATCAAGAATCGACAGCAACAAGTAGATAAATTCATGAACGATCCTACATGCTGGGTTATGATCGGAAGCGAGTCTTCTAGTAGAGAAGGTTGGACAGGAACGATTGCGAACAATGTCATCTTTACAAGCAAACCGTGGTCTCCTGCGTATGTATCCCAATGCGTCGGACGTGTGTGGCGTTTCGGAGCTGAGGTGCATGAGAATATTAACGTATATTCTCTGATTGGAGAGGGAACGGTTGATGAGAGTCTGGAGAAGTTGCTAGGTGAGAAGCAATATGTGATTAATCAGCTTATCGAAACCGGAACGAACCGCAGTGATATGCTGCGCCTTCTTATTGAAGAGGAGGAAAAAGCACACGATTCAATCAGGACAAGCTGGTAA